A genomic window from Paenibacillus sp. FSL K6-0276 includes:
- a CDS encoding RsmE family RNA methyltransferase, with amino-acid sequence MQRYFVTPEQFGTDTVRIDGEDARHIAKVMRGKAGDKLIVSDGVSREALVEIAQIEIGEVTVNILESLEMTHEPRIKITVAQSLPKADKMETVIQKCTEIGAVSFVPFLSERTIVQYDERKESKRLDRWRKICKEAAEQAHRNIVPSVGSPLSWKQLLQTFNEYDAVYFCYEKEEGLQLRSSVAPWLASLSPQSGGKVMVVVGPEGGFTPEECLKAEEAGAVSVGLGRRILRCETAGMVAAACILYESGEMGGA; translated from the coding sequence ATGCAGCGATATTTCGTTACACCGGAGCAGTTTGGTACGGATACCGTGAGAATTGATGGGGAAGATGCCCGTCATATTGCTAAAGTGATGCGTGGTAAGGCAGGGGACAAGCTTATTGTCAGCGATGGTGTTTCCCGTGAGGCATTAGTAGAGATTGCGCAAATTGAAATTGGTGAAGTAACGGTGAACATCCTGGAGTCCCTAGAGATGACGCATGAACCTCGAATTAAAATTACAGTGGCTCAGAGCTTACCTAAGGCCGATAAGATGGAAACTGTCATTCAGAAGTGCACAGAGATTGGTGCTGTAAGCTTTGTTCCTTTTCTGTCAGAACGCACAATAGTGCAATACGACGAGCGTAAGGAAAGCAAACGACTGGATCGCTGGCGTAAAATTTGTAAGGAAGCTGCCGAACAGGCTCATCGGAACATCGTTCCGTCTGTAGGATCACCGTTGTCCTGGAAGCAGCTTTTGCAGACTTTTAATGAGTATGATGCTGTTTATTTCTGTTATGAAAAAGAGGAAGGCTTACAGCTTCGAAGCAGCGTCGCTCCATGGTTAGCATCGCTTTCGCCGCAGTCTGGTGGAAAGGTTATGGTTGTGGTAGGCCCTGAAGGGGGCTTTACTCCCGAGGAATGCCTCAAGGCAGAAGAAGCAGGGGCTGTTTCTGTAGGACTAGGACGGCGTATTCTGCGCTGTGAGACAGCGGGCATGGTTGCCGCTGCTTGTATATTATATGAATCTGGAGAAATGGGAGGAGCTTAA
- a CDS encoding site-2 protease family protein, whose amino-acid sequence MDILQNIIRVDLDQLPFLLITILIAFTVHEFSHAYFANKFGDPTARLLGRMTLNPAVHFDFFGILLLLVAGFGWARPVPVNRDNFSRPRLMGVIVSAAGPISNLLLGIIGAIIYGALAATGVLDNISNDRVLEAVNRFFGAFIQWNFFLFLFNLIPLPPLDGYRIVEDIAPRSIRGKLQQFEQWAVFLFLLILFIPGLRTYTIDPLATWASEMSITFVQLSLRIFGS is encoded by the coding sequence ATGGATATATTACAAAATATAATTCGAGTGGATTTAGATCAGCTTCCATTCCTGCTCATTACAATTTTAATTGCTTTTACAGTACATGAATTCAGTCATGCTTATTTCGCGAATAAGTTCGGTGACCCAACCGCAAGATTACTTGGCCGCATGACGCTTAATCCTGCTGTTCATTTCGATTTCTTTGGTATTTTGCTGCTGCTTGTTGCTGGCTTCGGTTGGGCACGTCCAGTTCCGGTAAACCGTGATAACTTTAGTCGTCCTCGTCTCATGGGAGTCATCGTGTCAGCTGCGGGACCAATCAGTAACCTGCTCTTAGGAATTATTGGTGCTATAATATATGGTGCACTTGCGGCAACTGGAGTTCTAGATAATATCTCGAATGATCGCGTGCTTGAGGCTGTAAATCGGTTCTTTGGCGCTTTCATTCAATGGAATTTCTTCTTATTTCTATTCAACCTTATTCCGCTGCCGCCACTGGATGGTTATCGGATTGTGGAAGATATCGCCCCACGTTCGATCCGCGGCAAATTACAGCAATTTGAACAATGGGCTGTATTTCTCTTTTTATTGATATTGTTTATTCCAGGTCTGCGGACGTATACGATTGACCCACTTGCCACGTGGGCTAGTGAAATGTCGATAACCTTTGTACAGCTGTCTCTAAGAATTTTTGGCAGCTAA
- the prmA gene encoding 50S ribosomal protein L11 methyltransferase, with the protein MLWHEVTIHTTEEAQEMISNFLYEAGAGGVSIEESGTLNKERDTRYGELYDQPLNDIPEGEAVIKGYYADSTDMDAVIEELIPRVAELHEYGIDPGKALISWKTVDEDEWAHAWKQYFKPLRVSKRLTIKPTWEEYTPESPDEAIIEIDPGMAFGTGTHPTTALCLRALEKNISGGEEVIDVGTGSGILAVGAMLLGAKSVLALDLDPVAVESARENVALNKLESSITVKESDLLSLLGGEGVADTAAGEMWPSARPGHSLEGAVPAKQEQEGSLGVTLPVQIVVANILAEIIVLFTDDVYRALQPGGLYITSGIYKDKEGLVANALKASGFEIIEISREEDWVAFTAGKR; encoded by the coding sequence ATGTTATGGCATGAAGTGACGATACATACAACAGAAGAAGCACAGGAAATGATTTCGAACTTTTTATATGAAGCTGGTGCGGGTGGGGTTTCTATCGAGGAATCCGGCACACTGAACAAAGAACGGGATACACGTTACGGTGAATTGTACGACCAACCTTTGAATGATATTCCTGAAGGGGAAGCGGTCATAAAGGGTTATTATGCCGATTCCACAGATATGGATGCTGTTATAGAAGAATTGATTCCACGGGTAGCCGAATTGCATGAGTACGGGATTGATCCAGGCAAAGCGTTGATTTCTTGGAAGACTGTGGATGAAGACGAATGGGCTCATGCTTGGAAGCAATATTTCAAACCGCTACGCGTATCCAAACGTCTCACCATTAAACCAACCTGGGAGGAATATACGCCTGAGAGTCCGGATGAAGCGATCATTGAGATCGACCCTGGCATGGCATTTGGTACGGGTACTCACCCAACAACAGCTCTGTGCCTCCGTGCGCTTGAAAAGAACATTAGCGGTGGTGAAGAAGTTATCGATGTTGGCACCGGTTCAGGAATTTTGGCTGTAGGTGCGATGCTGCTAGGTGCAAAATCCGTATTGGCCTTGGACTTAGATCCAGTGGCTGTGGAAAGTGCGCGGGAGAATGTAGCCCTTAACAAGCTTGAATCGTCCATAACGGTAAAAGAGAGTGATCTTCTATCGCTGCTGGGCGGGGAAGGCGTAGCGGATACAGCGGCTGGAGAGATGTGGCCATCCGCTAGACCTGGTCACTCACTAGAAGGAGCCGTTCCTGCTAAGCAAGAGCAAGAGGGCAGCCTTGGCGTGACATTGCCTGTACAAATTGTAGTTGCGAATATTTTGGCGGAAATCATCGTATTGTTTACGGATGATGTATACCGCGCGCTTCAACCTGGAGGCCTCTACATTACCTCAGGTATCTATAAAGATAAAGAAGGACTTGTGGCGAACGCGCTGAAAGCTTCTGGTTTTGAGATTATTGAAATATCCCGTGAGGAAGATTGGGTGGCGTTTACAGCCGGAAAGAGGTAA
- a CDS encoding DNA-3-methyladenine glycosylase I, with product MEVTRCAWVNDDPLYIAYHDEEWGKPLYDDQKLFELLMLEGMQAGLSWYTVLKKRARFREVFDGFDPNKIVHYDEAKIAKLMSDPGIIRNRLKIDAIIRNAGVYLQICEEHGSFAEYLWSFAFGVPTINHWKTRADVPASTAQSDEMSKALKKKGMKFVGTTICYAFMQASGMVDDHSLNCFCRRKEDVAGR from the coding sequence ATGGAAGTCACTCGCTGTGCTTGGGTCAATGATGATCCTCTATATATTGCCTATCATGATGAGGAGTGGGGCAAGCCTCTGTATGATGACCAAAAGCTGTTTGAATTGCTTATGCTCGAAGGGATGCAGGCAGGGCTGAGCTGGTACACGGTACTAAAAAAACGGGCGCGTTTCAGAGAGGTATTTGACGGATTTGATCCGAATAAGATTGTCCATTATGATGAAGCCAAAATTGCGAAGCTAATGAGTGATCCCGGGATTATTAGAAATCGATTGAAAATTGATGCTATCATCCGTAATGCGGGTGTATATTTGCAAATTTGCGAGGAACATGGCAGCTTTGCAGAGTATCTCTGGAGCTTTGCCTTTGGTGTGCCTACTATTAACCATTGGAAGACTCGTGCAGATGTACCTGCTTCGACGGCTCAGTCTGATGAGATGAGTAAGGCATTAAAGAAGAAAGGCATGAAGTTTGTGGGTACTACAATCTGTTATGCTTTTATGCAGGCATCGGGGATGGTGGATGATCATTCGCTCAACTGCTTTTGTAGGCGTAAAGAGGACGTCGCAGGTCGTTGA
- a CDS encoding DUF4179 domain-containing protein, producing MKKLENMLEHQLNEGQSVTYPDFESMWERIEHKNTTSFHARMSSGSQNRGRNWSKIAAVASVSVLLAAAPVYAAVHYNWDTMLRGKGGVQAALVQNLGQKLDQSVTKDGVTLKLHTAIVDENRTVILFTLDVGKRKDTEYWRLNEMTLKGTKGENSSGEYNYLNWDEKNQIYNGYFESDWTPKQDTVDVQLVTNGIQAYSVQSLDLPLDIHSTKPQSFPVGQEGMRSIEVKPFTQGQEKLLFSSGIIFDQPEAKKWAYPEIVAYNNGTLINSLAGSTFGQPGAKGEYTTQQYFKAEDVSSGELTYKLQYMKKEQDVEGPLAFDLQLSKQQMESGTIKTSLNLPLEVDGTYHTLENMVVSPTQIRVTVRSKDIDYILPYKKFALEVAGKTLEAQPWNFSGNKQGGMTELRFERPVDLEITKETPITFVAKYKVTQHGSYKITNNNDDKIPLLLTNISEKKQTIIQQLSGYPVKWTYYMQGSDLYVETGSEDARFGGINQTHIGLGKESLLGKPVTVNFAGDGNNKAIDVYKDFKGTEATIYNYYYTTDDPDKETRVQIQP from the coding sequence ATGAAAAAGTTGGAGAATATGCTGGAGCATCAGTTAAATGAGGGTCAAAGTGTGACATATCCTGATTTTGAAAGCATGTGGGAGAGAATTGAACATAAAAATACAACATCTTTTCACGCTCGGATGAGCAGTGGCAGCCAGAACCGGGGGAGAAACTGGAGCAAAATAGCTGCTGTCGCTTCAGTATCAGTGCTTTTAGCGGCGGCGCCGGTTTATGCGGCAGTTCATTATAATTGGGATACAATGCTCCGTGGAAAAGGTGGCGTTCAAGCCGCACTGGTGCAAAACCTCGGACAAAAACTAGATCAATCGGTGACGAAGGATGGAGTAACGCTAAAGCTACATACAGCCATCGTGGATGAGAATCGAACGGTCATTTTATTCACATTGGATGTTGGAAAGCGCAAGGACACCGAATATTGGCGTTTAAATGAGATGACTCTGAAGGGTACTAAGGGGGAGAACAGTTCTGGAGAGTACAATTATCTGAACTGGGACGAGAAAAATCAAATTTATAACGGATATTTCGAAAGTGACTGGACACCAAAGCAAGACACAGTGGATGTTCAGCTAGTTACGAATGGTATCCAGGCTTATAGTGTACAATCGTTAGATTTGCCGCTGGATATCCACTCGACGAAGCCACAGAGCTTTCCTGTTGGACAGGAAGGAATGCGCAGCATAGAGGTGAAGCCGTTTACCCAAGGTCAGGAAAAGCTGTTGTTCTCTTCAGGAATTATTTTTGACCAGCCGGAAGCGAAAAAGTGGGCTTACCCGGAGATCGTTGCTTATAACAATGGAACGCTAATAAATTCACTAGCTGGCTCTACATTTGGTCAACCAGGCGCGAAGGGAGAGTATACCACACAGCAATATTTTAAGGCGGAGGATGTTTCCAGCGGAGAGCTGACCTACAAGCTGCAATATATGAAGAAAGAACAAGACGTAGAGGGACCACTGGCATTCGATCTTCAATTAAGCAAACAGCAGATGGAGAGCGGGACGATAAAAACCAGTCTGAATCTGCCGCTCGAAGTTGATGGAACTTATCACACGCTGGAAAATATGGTTGTGTCACCTACTCAAATTCGGGTCACAGTTAGAAGTAAGGATATAGACTATATCTTACCGTACAAAAAGTTTGCTCTTGAAGTAGCAGGCAAGACGCTTGAGGCTCAACCTTGGAACTTTTCTGGAAATAAACAGGGAGGAATGACAGAGCTTCGGTTCGAACGGCCAGTAGATCTTGAAATTACGAAAGAGACTCCAATTACCTTTGTAGCTAAATATAAGGTGACTCAGCATGGTAGCTATAAAATCACCAATAATAATGACGATAAAATACCGCTTCTTTTAACGAACATCTCTGAAAAGAAACAGACGATTATCCAGCAACTTAGCGGGTATCCGGTGAAGTGGACGTACTATATGCAGGGATCTGATCTTTACGTAGAAACTGGAAGTGAAGATGCTCGCTTCGGTGGAATTAATCAGACACATATCGGGCTGGGCAAAGAGAGCCTTCTAGGAAAACCAGTAACCGTCAATTTCGCGGGGGATGGAAACAACAAGGCGATTGATGTGTATAAGGATTTTAAAGGTACAGAAGCTACGATTTATAACTACTACTACACCACTGATGATCCGGATAAAGAAACGAGAGTGCAGATCCAGCCATAA
- a CDS encoding RNA polymerase sigma factor, whose protein sequence is METNRELFEAYNKDVYRTCYYMVHDAADAEDLTQDVFITVFRTNRENVEHMKAWIMKITVNHCLNHLKRKRTLQQKVSDNLYLFKKSPETPVDRLIEQRETTMEWAKYLSQLPVKLRMVITLRYMHDFSLAEVSDLLSIPLGTTKSRLHKGLKVLRRILLEAGVQIERKEGESYEKVGEYAGASVK, encoded by the coding sequence TTGGAGACTAACCGGGAGTTATTCGAAGCCTACAACAAGGATGTATACCGGACTTGCTACTATATGGTTCATGACGCGGCGGATGCGGAAGACTTGACGCAGGATGTGTTCATTACCGTATTTCGCACGAATCGTGAGAACGTAGAGCATATGAAGGCTTGGATTATGAAAATAACGGTCAACCATTGCCTGAATCATTTGAAACGGAAGCGTACTTTACAGCAGAAAGTTTCAGACAATCTTTATTTATTTAAGAAATCTCCTGAAACCCCTGTAGATCGATTGATTGAACAGCGGGAGACGACAATGGAATGGGCGAAATATTTGAGCCAGCTCCCTGTCAAACTTCGGATGGTGATTACGCTTAGGTACATGCATGATTTCAGCTTGGCTGAAGTATCGGACCTGCTATCCATCCCGCTCGGAACGACCAAATCAAGGCTGCATAAAGGGCTAAAGGTATTGCGGAGAATTTTGCTGGAGGCTGGGGTTCAAATTGAACGGAAAGAGGGCGAATCTTATGAAAAAGTTGGAGAATATGCTGGAGCATCAGTTAAATGA
- a CDS encoding methyl-accepting chemotaxis protein, translated as MGMVHSQGVTDELVVRSLERNLAIIRFDLNRRVAYVNEVFASSMGYNKEDMIGMHHREFCFSHFVNSPGYELFWQDLFSGKSFQDKIERMDAKGNVVWLEATYMPVFDENNEQVIGVSKIATNITDRQNNISVVVQRMQEMSDSLNQRAEKGIERSQELLLSVDKIAEVSIENTQTLANLETQAVSIQGIVQTIRNIASQTHLLALNAAIEAAHAGEFGRGFDVVAKEVSKLSSMVQDSIIQVKDSVDAITLEIEKISKGTNQVQENIEDSQQQIQIALDDFKNISSSAQDLDTQAREVMNII; from the coding sequence ATGGGAATGGTACACTCTCAAGGGGTTACCGATGAGCTTGTTGTTCGATCATTAGAAAGAAATTTAGCTATTATAAGGTTTGATCTTAATCGACGAGTGGCTTATGTGAATGAAGTTTTTGCTAGTTCGATGGGATATAACAAAGAAGATATGATTGGTATGCACCATAGAGAGTTTTGCTTTTCTCATTTTGTAAATAGCCCGGGGTATGAGCTGTTCTGGCAGGATCTTTTTTCAGGGAAAAGTTTTCAGGATAAAATCGAACGAATGGACGCAAAAGGAAATGTGGTTTGGCTGGAAGCTACCTATATGCCTGTATTTGATGAAAATAATGAACAAGTCATTGGCGTTTCCAAAATAGCGACCAATATTACGGATCGACAAAATAACATTAGTGTCGTGGTACAGCGGATGCAAGAGATGTCCGACAGCTTAAATCAAAGAGCCGAGAAAGGCATTGAACGTAGTCAAGAACTATTACTGAGCGTCGATAAAATTGCCGAAGTATCAATCGAAAATACACAGACTCTAGCTAATCTGGAGACACAAGCGGTATCGATTCAGGGGATTGTACAAACTATTCGTAATATTGCTTCGCAAACGCATCTATTAGCGCTTAATGCAGCTATTGAAGCAGCGCATGCGGGGGAGTTTGGACGAGGTTTTGACGTGGTTGCAAAAGAAGTAAGTAAGCTTTCTTCCATGGTGCAAGATTCGATCATTCAAGTGAAAGATAGTGTGGATGCCATCACGCTGGAAATCGAGAAGATCTCCAAAGGAACAAACCAAGTGCAAGAAAATATAGAAGATAGTCAACAGCAGATTCAAATAGCATTAGATGATTTTAAGAATATTTCTTCCTCAGCTCAGGACTTAGATACACAGGCACGAGAGGTTATGAATATTATTTAA
- a CDS encoding sn-glycerol-1-phosphate dehydrogenase, which yields MANWKLKTDEQKGLLLSHGYGLGQSLFMLFYVRTSIQRVKADAVIVVGSGTLHDVGRYAAYTAGIPFLSVPTAPSVDGFTSNGSPMIIRGNKITISAVGPVAIFADTDILRKAPTAMIAAGFGDMLGKYTSLFDWKHGRLMGGEPYSSVVAGITEKALMACVNHVKEIGNHSELGIRVLTEALIESGLAILLFGQSHSASGAEHHLSHYWEMEYIRTGRRQLLHGAKVGVACAQISALYHELANTLVIKDKPVWGQVCKKIAQLSTPERLRELLHTVHGPTSVEELGLNEDLLQRGLAEAHLIRMNRYTLLRVRNEGTIGRIAEHGTFL from the coding sequence TTGGCCAATTGGAAACTTAAGACGGATGAACAAAAGGGATTGCTTCTAAGCCATGGATATGGTTTGGGACAGTCTCTTTTTATGTTGTTCTATGTACGTACAAGTATTCAACGTGTGAAAGCTGATGCTGTTATCGTTGTTGGATCAGGCACTTTGCATGATGTGGGCCGTTATGCGGCTTATACTGCGGGGATTCCGTTTTTGTCTGTGCCTACTGCACCTTCCGTGGATGGATTCACCTCGAACGGATCACCAATGATCATTCGCGGCAATAAGATCACGATTTCTGCTGTAGGTCCGGTTGCTATTTTTGCGGATACGGATATTCTGCGGAAAGCACCTACGGCTATGATCGCTGCAGGATTTGGGGACATGCTGGGCAAATACACTTCTTTGTTCGACTGGAAACATGGACGTTTGATGGGGGGTGAACCGTATTCATCTGTTGTCGCGGGCATTACAGAGAAGGCTCTGATGGCATGTGTGAATCATGTTAAGGAGATCGGCAATCATTCGGAGTTAGGAATTCGGGTGCTGACAGAAGCTTTGATCGAATCAGGCCTAGCTATTCTTTTGTTCGGTCAATCGCATTCAGCTTCCGGTGCAGAGCATCATTTGTCCCATTACTGGGAGATGGAATACATTCGCACTGGACGCAGACAATTGCTGCATGGCGCTAAAGTAGGTGTAGCTTGTGCACAAATATCAGCGCTTTATCACGAACTGGCGAATACGTTGGTTATTAAAGACAAACCAGTGTGGGGGCAGGTATGCAAAAAAATTGCACAACTATCTACACCTGAGCGGTTACGTGAACTGCTTCATACTGTACATGGGCCAACTTCAGTGGAAGAACTAGGTTTGAATGAGGACCTGCTGCAACGGGGCCTTGCTGAAGCGCATTTGATCCGAATGAATCGTTATACTCTGCTTCGTGTTCGTAATGAGGGGACGATAGGCAGGATAGCAGAACATGGAACGTTTCTGTAG
- a CDS encoding YfhD family protein, whose product MDRENSQIFSKTEKMKMLYEAKSEDVEFSAAEADLEDIEAQARALEADKRQLHEIMKKV is encoded by the coding sequence ATGGATAGAGAGAACTCGCAAATATTCTCAAAGACCGAGAAGATGAAAATGCTGTACGAGGCGAAATCAGAGGATGTGGAGTTTTCGGCAGCAGAGGCAGATCTGGAGGATATCGAAGCACAGGCTCGAGCTCTAGAAGCAGACAAACGTCAACTGCATGAAATTATGAAAAAAGTATAG